The sequence GCAGACGTGGTGGTTTGATAGGGAGAATCGGGTTGTCGACGCCGGTACACAGGGTGCCCGGGAGCGCACAATGATACCGCTCGCTCTTTATGGCCTCGATAATCCCAAAATACCGGTGATACTTATCGATTTTCGCGATGGCGGGAATCCCCGGCGTCGTGAGATCAGCCGACGCGTTCTGAACGACGTCACGAACAATGTATTGGCGATATCGAAATTCAGCAGTATTCCGTATTTTGTTGGGCGATATATTTATGACTATACGACCGGAAAGCGCGGAATGGACCTTAACGGAGCCTCGCGTCAGCGATCCTATGCTCAATTAAAGATGTTGTTGGCCCTTGATCACAGCCTCGACGACGGCCTTGAGGATGAGTTGATCGATCGAATAGAGCGGGCTTCGATCAATCCAATGGAGAACGATGCGGTTTCGCAGGTTAAGATCGCCGGCCAGCAGTATAAGAATCTAATGGCATATGCCCGCAGGCCGGACGGGCTGCCGGCAAAACTAATCCGCGAACGACGCGAGGAAATGGTGAAGCTGGCCCACGGCTCAAAGGAGCGGCTTTTCTTCTCTCTCGCGAGCATGCTGAGCTTGGGGATCTATCGACATCGTGAAGAACCGTCGCCGGAGATGCTGGCCAAGATGGACATCCGGCGGCAGCTTGACCACCACGAACGGGTCCTGATCGAGACCGCATACAACTCGTCGGATCCCGAGATCGATAGTGATGCCCCGGCTGTGCGGCGAGCCCTTGAATTCGTTGCCCAGAACGGCGCATCAGCCAAGGGTAAAACGAGCCGTGCGCTGGCCAGGATATTCCGCATCGCACCTGACGATGCCATGCGCTCATCAGCCCTGGCGGGACTTTACCGAATTAACAACTCGACGGCGAAAAGGGAACTGCTGGCGATCTATCGTGATCCGGGTTTAGACACGACGTGGCGCGATGCCAGTGCGCTCTATCTGCGACGCGCACTCGGCGAAGGTCAGCGGTTCACTAAACGCGACGCATCCGCGATCGCTGCGATCGAAGCTAACTGATCCCTCAAGATGATGTTCCTAAGATCGAGATCTCTTCTGGCATGGCTATTCCTGCTCGTCTTTGTATCGGCGGCCGGAGCACAGGGCGTCAAGCGGCTGGTCGTTATGAAGATCGACGGCCTTCCGGGTTATCTTGTTGACAAATATGTCAAGGAGACCGATCCGGTGACCGGCAAGTCGCAGTTGCCATGGATCGAGGAGGCCTTTTATAAGAACGGCACGCGCCTGGACAATTTCTATACGCGTGGAATGAGCCTTTCGGGCCCGTCGTGGAGCACGATCGATACAGGACAGCGCCTGCATATCAAAGGGAATGTTGAATACGACCGCTACACGCTGCACTCTTACGATTACCTGAACTTTGTCCCTTTCTTCATAGACTTTGGCTTGAGGAAGGTTGCCGACATGCCGGCACTCGAAGTGTTGGACCAGCTTGAGCTGCCGATCCTCGCCGATGTTTTTCCCTACCCCAAACGTTATATCAGTGCTCAGCTCTATCAGCGCGGTAATCGTTGGGAGATCATCGGCAGCGGTTTTGTGCATCTCTATCCCGGCACGCCCAGCGATATGATCGACGAATGGGCGATGGGTATCCATTTCAGCAGCATGACTATGCGGCAAAACGAGCGGGACATCGTTAAGCGGCTGATCGATAGGCCGGAGTTTGATTATATGGACTTTTACGATGTCTCATTCGACCATGTGGCCCACGGCAATAATGATCCGAGGGCACAACTCGCAGACATCAAGAAGCTCGACCGGACGGTAGGCCGCTTTTGGACGGCAATCCGCGACTCGTCGCGAGCGGCCGAGACCGCTCTCGTTCTGGTATCTGACCACGGGTTCAACTCTAAGGATAAGACCTACAGCCAGGGCTACAACATTGTGAAGCTGCTTAATAAGCGCACCGCCGGGGGCCACCATGTGATAACAAAGCGGCGGCTGATGCTCGATTATGATGTCAAGGCCCTTTACCCGTTCACACCACTGATTAGGACAGCCTCCGACGAGTCGATCTACCTAAAAGGGCAGAGCAAGAACTATCCGACAGCCCTTTTCGATTTTGACGGCAATGAACGAGCATCCGTTCAACTTAGGAACAGCGATCTTAATGTCCTTCACATCCTGCTGCAGCAGCTTAAGAGTGGCGGCCTCAAACCGGAAGTCCGACGCGCGGCCACAGCGACGTTATTTGACCTGATCGACCGGCACCGGGCCGACTGGGAGGCGACGGTTCGTGAGATGTCGGAGGAACTGGACGCCCTCGGCCGCACGACGGATGCGAAAGAGAAATTGACCGCCGAATTTATTGCAAAGATCGATCCCATGGCCAAGAAGCCGGGTGAAGACGTCCAGGGCCGGCGAATGACCGCTCAGAACAAGATTGCCCGACGCGAAGAGGCTGATTATCGAAATTATCTTGCGACCTTGAACGGACTCCTGTCGTTGAAGAAGGACAGCTTTGAGCCCAAGGATGTCAAGATCGAGACGCTGATCGCTCCCGGAGCGATGGGCGATCACAACTCGATATATCAGCTTCAGAATTATGTTGTCGGACCATCGCAGAATGGCCTAGTGCTTGACCAGGATGGCCGCATGGACATGTTGGCCAGCTTTCAGCATGTCAACTACTTCGATCTCTTTACCTCGCAAACGGTTCGGAATAACGTGCAGGCGGAGGTGGGCAATCGACCCATTGATTTCGTCGCAACAACGATCCCGCTCAACGCTTTCGGCAATGCTTTGTCCGGCGACCTTAGGAGCGATGCCGACCCGATCTGGCTCTACGCTGACCGAGACAGGCAGGCTCTGCTTCTTACGAGAAACGATGAGGGCAGGTCGATCAAATACGTGCCGATCGCCGATCTGCGGGCTGACGTCAACGGTTCCATCACGTTCGATACGCGAGATTGGGCCGCGGGCCTGCCGCTAAAGATAATCGAGGATCCGGCACTTAACATTGCCGAGCAGAACAAGGCCGCGTGGCTGACTCAGTGGCACACTGAGATCGAATGGCTCAGAGCCGTCCACCGAACTAAGTACTCTAACGCGATCATAGGCCTTAACGAGCAGTTGGGCAAGCACTCCTTGTTCGACGACGTGGAAGGGCTGACCGCCGATCATCGTCTTGTCCGCCGCTTTCGCGAGCGACAGCGGCACCTCGCCGAGACGGACATGCTGATAATGGCCAGTAACCATTGGAATTTTGACGTCAAGGGCTTTAACCCAGGCGGCAATCATGGCTCGTTTTTCCGCGTCTCGACAAACTCGACCTTTATGATCGCAGGCGGCGAGACGTCGGGCATTCCGCGAGGGCTCAGGGTCGATGAGCCCTACGATAATCTAAGCGTTCTTCCGACCCTTCTCTCGCTGATGGGCCGCATTGACGATAAAAATCGACCCGACCCCGCCCTCACCGCGCTCGGCTTTCGCCGATTTCCGGGTAGGGTGATTACCGAGATAGTCGGTCAACGATCATCGACATCGAGCAATTTGAAGGGCCAAATCGACGTTGCGGGACAGCGATAGGCAGAGGTCCGGATCTAAAGGGTATGTTTGCCGCCGGGCTGCACCGCGGAGTCGTGGTTCCGTGGAGGGACGAACGGTTTCCAGTTGTGAGATAATTCACGCCTGAATGAGCGACCTGCAAAACGTAGAGGCTACCGCTGAAGAACCAGAAGAACTGACCGGGCCGACTGCCGAGGCAATAGTCGAGGCTGAGCCGCCCAGACAGCAGAGCGTTGCGCGGTCGGCGGGAATTGTATCGATCGCGGTGATGTTCTCGCGTGTACTGGGGTTGGTGCGCGAGACGATATTTGCGCGCTACTTTGGCGCGGGTTTTCTCTACGACGCGTTCATCGTTGGATTTCGGATCCCTAATCTGCTCCGCGACCTGTTTGCCGAGGGAGCTCTGTCGGCGGCATTCGTCAAGGTCTTCACGGATTATCAGCTAAAGAACAGCGAAAAAGAGGCTTGGCGGCTAGCGAGCCTGATATTCAATGGGCTCGCGGTAGTGTTGAGCGTCATTTGTATCGCAGGTATTCTGCTCTCGCCGCTGTTCGTCAAGCTCATAACCTACAACTATCTCGGCGACCCAAACCATTACTATCCGGCCGAAAAGGCAGCATTGGCGACCACGCTGATGCAGATAATGTTCCCGTTCATACTCCTGGTCGCTCTGGCGGCGTTGGCGATGGGCGTGTTGAATACCAAAGGGCGTTTTGGCATACCTGCGTCGGCATCGACCGCTTTTAATATCGTGTCCGTCGTGTTCGGGCTGGGTCTCGCCTTTTGGCTGAGCGGTGGAGCATGGGAGCGATCGGTCGATAAGATAACGATCCCGTCGGACGCCGCACAATGGGCGATCATCGGAATGTCGATCGGGACATTGCTGGGCGGCGCGGCGCAGCTTGCGATACAGATACCGTCGCTATTCAAGGTCGGCTTCCGATTTTCTTTCGCGCTCAGCTTTACTGATCCGGGCGTTCGGCGCGTGATGCGACTGATGGCACCCGCAATCGTCGGGACAGGAGCTATTCAGATCAAGGTCTTGGTCGATACGGTGGTGGCGTCGGGCATCGACGGCGGCGCCTCCTGGCTGAGCTATGCCTTCAGGTTAATGCAATTTCCGATAGGCGTTTTTGGTGTGGCGATCGGCACGGCAGCGATACCGACTCTGTCTCGGCTTGCGTCGGAAGAGAATATTCTCAAATTCCGTTCGACGCTATCAGATGCGATGAAGCTCGTGTTTCTTCTCGCGATCCCATCGGCATGCGGCCTTATCGTGCTCGGCGAACCGATCATTTCGCTGATCTATCAGCGAGGCGAATTCACGGCGTTTGACACGAACATGACGGCTTGGGCCTTGACGGCATATTCGGTTGGGCTGGCAGGTTATGCTGCGATCAAGGTGTTGTCGCCTGCATTCTACGCTCTCGATGACGCGAAAACGCCTATGTATCTAAGCCTCGCGTCGATCCTGGTACATGTGCCGACGAGCTTTGGGATGATGCAGTTGTTGTCGACGGTTGGTGTGTCGCCTGAGCGTCCGAACGGTTTTGGCCACGTCGGTGTAGCGTTGGCGACGTCGGTCGTTTCGATCGTGACGTTGGTTGTGCTCGCCTTTTTTATGCGGCGAAAGATAAAACGGCTCAACGGCCGCGATCTAATTTCGGCGTTCGTGCGGATCGTGATCGCGTCGGCGGCGATGTCTGCGGTCGCTTACACGAGCTATCGACTGCTCGCCGGATATCTCGGTGCGAAGGCGTTCTCAACAAGGCTGATCGAAGTATTCGTGCCGATAGCGCTCGCCGGTGTCACGTTCCTCATTTGCTGCTAAACTATTGAGGATTCACGAATTAGAGAAGCTATTCGGCCTCCTGACGAAGCGAGTAGCAAGGCGTTGACGTGTATGACAATCAGAGAGTTTGGGTCGATCCGGCCGAGCATTCACGAGTCAGCCCTGGTTGTTGACGGGGCAGTCGTCATCGGTGACGTCGAGATTGGCGAGGACGCGAGCCTTTGGTTTGGGGCGGTAGTGCGCGGTGATGTGAATTATGTCCGCATCGGAGCCCGTACGAACATTCAGGACCTAACCGTCATCCACGTCAGTTCAAAAACACACCCGACCGTGATCGAGGAAGAGGTCACAGTCGGCCATCGCGTCGTTTTGCACGGTTGTCACGTCGAGCGCGGCTGCCTAATCGGAATCGGAGCGATCCTGATGGACGGTGTTCGTATTGGCGAACAGTCACTAGTCGGCGCTGGCAGCCTGCTGACGCCCGGCACCGTAATCCCGCCGCGTTCGCTCGTCCTCGGCTCGCCCGCCCGCGTGAAAAGGGAACTGAGTGACGACGAACTTGCATATCTCGATAGATCGTGGCGAAATTATGTCGAGCTAAAAACAAAATACGTTTAGCCACGAATTACACGAATTGCACGAATCTAAGAAGCAGTCTCGATCTTCTATTTGTGTAATTCGTGTACTTCGTGGCTAAAATAGCTTTTTATGTCGAGTACCAATCCAGCTCGCGGTATGCGCGATTTTCTGCCTGCAGACGTACGCAAACGCGAATACGTCATCGGCGTGATCAAGCAGGTGTACGAAAGCTACGGCTTCGAACCGCTGGAGACTCCCGCCGTCGAAAACATCGAAACGCTGATGGGCAAGTACGGCGACGAGGGCAATCAGCTCATATTCAAGATACTCAAGCGCGGCGAGAAACTCGA is a genomic window of Chloracidobacterium sp. containing:
- a CDS encoding alkaline phosphatase family protein, with amino-acid sequence MMFLRSRSLLAWLFLLVFVSAAGAQGVKRLVVMKIDGLPGYLVDKYVKETDPVTGKSQLPWIEEAFYKNGTRLDNFYTRGMSLSGPSWSTIDTGQRLHIKGNVEYDRYTLHSYDYLNFVPFFIDFGLRKVADMPALEVLDQLELPILADVFPYPKRYISAQLYQRGNRWEIIGSGFVHLYPGTPSDMIDEWAMGIHFSSMTMRQNERDIVKRLIDRPEFDYMDFYDVSFDHVAHGNNDPRAQLADIKKLDRTVGRFWTAIRDSSRAAETALVLVSDHGFNSKDKTYSQGYNIVKLLNKRTAGGHHVITKRRLMLDYDVKALYPFTPLIRTASDESIYLKGQSKNYPTALFDFDGNERASVQLRNSDLNVLHILLQQLKSGGLKPEVRRAATATLFDLIDRHRADWEATVREMSEELDALGRTTDAKEKLTAEFIAKIDPMAKKPGEDVQGRRMTAQNKIARREEADYRNYLATLNGLLSLKKDSFEPKDVKIETLIAPGAMGDHNSIYQLQNYVVGPSQNGLVLDQDGRMDMLASFQHVNYFDLFTSQTVRNNVQAEVGNRPIDFVATTIPLNAFGNALSGDLRSDADPIWLYADRDRQALLLTRNDEGRSIKYVPIADLRADVNGSITFDTRDWAAGLPLKIIEDPALNIAEQNKAAWLTQWHTEIEWLRAVHRTKYSNAIIGLNEQLGKHSLFDDVEGLTADHRLVRRFRERQRHLAETDMLIMASNHWNFDVKGFNPGGNHGSFFRVSTNSTFMIAGGETSGIPRGLRVDEPYDNLSVLPTLLSLMGRIDDKNRPDPALTALGFRRFPGRVITEIVGQRSSTSSNLKGQIDVAGQR
- a CDS encoding gamma carbonic anhydrase family protein; protein product: MTIREFGSIRPSIHESALVVDGAVVIGDVEIGEDASLWFGAVVRGDVNYVRIGARTNIQDLTVIHVSSKTHPTVIEEEVTVGHRVVLHGCHVERGCLIGIGAILMDGVRIGEQSLVGAGSLLTPGTVIPPRSLVLGSPARVKRELSDDELAYLDRSWRNYVELKTKYV
- the murJ gene encoding murein biosynthesis integral membrane protein MurJ; the encoded protein is MSDLQNVEATAEEPEELTGPTAEAIVEAEPPRQQSVARSAGIVSIAVMFSRVLGLVRETIFARYFGAGFLYDAFIVGFRIPNLLRDLFAEGALSAAFVKVFTDYQLKNSEKEAWRLASLIFNGLAVVLSVICIAGILLSPLFVKLITYNYLGDPNHYYPAEKAALATTLMQIMFPFILLVALAALAMGVLNTKGRFGIPASASTAFNIVSVVFGLGLAFWLSGGAWERSVDKITIPSDAAQWAIIGMSIGTLLGGAAQLAIQIPSLFKVGFRFSFALSFTDPGVRRVMRLMAPAIVGTGAIQIKVLVDTVVASGIDGGASWLSYAFRLMQFPIGVFGVAIGTAAIPTLSRLASEENILKFRSTLSDAMKLVFLLAIPSACGLIVLGEPIISLIYQRGEFTAFDTNMTAWALTAYSVGLAGYAAIKVLSPAFYALDDAKTPMYLSLASILVHVPTSFGMMQLLSTVGVSPERPNGFGHVGVALATSVVSIVTLVVLAFFMRRKIKRLNGRDLISAFVRIVIASAAMSAVAYTSYRLLAGYLGAKAFSTRLIEVFVPIALAGVTFLICC